In one window of Frigoriglobus tundricola DNA:
- a CDS encoding ArsR/SmtB family transcription factor: MGIGEAMRLAILRILATDQKTVTALATLCRVEIVNVSHHLKILKIAGLVTSEKDGRFMTYRLAGANTKGTILELSHPAGVKVSIPLG, translated from the coding sequence ATGGGCATTGGCGAGGCGATGCGACTCGCCATTCTGCGCATTTTGGCGACGGACCAGAAAACGGTGACCGCGCTGGCAACGCTCTGTCGAGTCGAGATTGTCAACGTCTCCCATCACCTGAAGATTCTGAAAATTGCCGGCCTCGTCACTAGCGAGAAAGACGGTCGCTTCATGACATATCGCCTGGCAGGTGCGAACACAAAGGGCACCATACTGGAACTGTCTCACCCGGCGGGGGTGAAAGTCAGCATCCCGCTTGGATAA
- a CDS encoding SdrD B-like domain-containing protein produces the protein MLNSGTDTIQFTAPAGYLIDGPSATWTGQVTVQAGQTLQEDVPAYSATASTAISGIVQVDMNGETPNVGLPGVTVAVLGQSASATTDANGMFTVGNLLSGTYQLQLTAPTGYRFESSNLSTLTVSASAPGQNNSVYVLAYQPGVVSGTAFVDTNADRQEGNGESGLAGVGVTLIGSNGQTVATTNTGSTGNYSFSGLAPGDYTVAFVAPTGYVLSGTSRSTQQSVPLGSGQTQIVNAPAYTHSQAATVSGTVWKDTNGDGLAGASVALLDANGNSVATITTGSAGTYSVTGLAPGTYTLGFTVPAGYVLNGSSSGLSESLTLGAGETIEADAQAYPVAQSSTVSGTVTLDKNGNGIADVGETGLAGVTVSLLDSNGNPMTGSGGAPITTTTDSTGAYAFSNLAPGSYGVQFSAPASYVMSDSGQSSWSGSVNTPGPNSTLNALAFQPITVSGTAFLDSNGDKVRDNGETALAGVHVSVIDQNGNTIATATTAADGSYAISGLAPGEDEIEFTAPNGDVVSGTSASSWWEQLALNSGVNVTAGAGGYEPGTASGGSSTTNPAALYAIPGQANAEGEAVSLQLTLLNNTTGQIPTYTVTGLPPGLSLSPTTTGMITGTPFYSDAQTNGGVYLVTVTDTVGGSSGSMSFNWSITDTNRLGQIDDVLSKTDASGNITLLSGGSIQATDLLGDALTFTISGLPGATISGTQISPGVWLAAISGHIPDATATYTVTVSVTGGGATDTRTFNWTNESSGAAAAIQPEVNDTLSTSDDFSEVGTAIDVGYLITGPDALTGGIVTFSIASGPGQISGPTTVTFGPSSSGVVYVGTSVTPTGVTPTADGIQVNAVLVDGNNPPKDLPVAKVYGVELWLRSVAGGRVMPIGHVVGNQTPPGMTQDRIPPRVNTSVRLYLSGWLPQFTGIAWQIINQSDLNGRVVSVDDNGAKSATDAPIKIPAISWIPAPIGATYTSYAALTLQGSMQTAPPAGNQAAGVNAGQLDLRLVNSFKPAEKLYDSAGFSVAAVPVGVTMLKGVAQAPGVIDKGNGKYAVSIAQQYGFTIKSDSGDMTDLTQVSVKEIVTDGQATGIMKGQEKGNSTPDYLPPLGVLLNDGTPMVDNVGLSWVTVTATSVAQAAVLGTKEYFDALNTLSNGKSGSTGTLVNNQYFMFKDARTGATDIKIDKSGFKHSVTVTMTDANTFTITVAKTPGANNDVGAGTENDTTQKPVELTVKNPG, from the coding sequence GTGCTCAATTCGGGAACCGACACGATCCAGTTCACGGCCCCGGCCGGTTACCTCATCGACGGACCGTCAGCGACCTGGACCGGCCAAGTCACCGTTCAAGCCGGACAGACGCTCCAAGAAGACGTGCCGGCGTACTCGGCTACCGCCTCGACCGCGATCTCTGGCATCGTCCAGGTCGATATGAACGGGGAAACTCCAAATGTGGGCCTGCCGGGTGTGACCGTCGCCGTTCTGGGCCAGAGCGCCAGCGCGACCACCGATGCCAACGGGATGTTCACCGTCGGTAATCTGCTTTCGGGCACCTATCAACTCCAACTGACCGCGCCGACCGGCTATCGGTTTGAGAGTTCGAACCTGTCAACGCTGACCGTCTCCGCGTCCGCCCCTGGACAGAACAATTCCGTTTACGTGCTGGCGTACCAGCCCGGAGTTGTCTCCGGAACGGCGTTTGTCGATACGAACGCCGACAGGCAAGAAGGTAATGGCGAGAGCGGGTTGGCGGGGGTTGGCGTCACTCTTATCGGCTCGAACGGACAGACCGTTGCCACGACGAACACAGGGTCCACCGGCAACTACTCATTTTCTGGGCTCGCACCGGGCGATTACACCGTCGCCTTCGTAGCGCCGACCGGCTATGTGCTCAGCGGCACTTCTCGCAGCACGCAACAGTCCGTGCCCCTCGGTTCCGGTCAAACCCAGATTGTAAACGCGCCAGCGTACACGCACAGTCAGGCGGCCACGGTGTCTGGAACTGTGTGGAAGGATACGAACGGCGATGGCCTCGCTGGAGCGAGCGTGGCGTTACTCGACGCCAACGGGAATTCGGTTGCCACGATCACCACGGGCTCGGCCGGCACGTACTCAGTGACCGGCCTTGCTCCAGGGACATACACCCTCGGTTTCACCGTACCAGCCGGCTACGTCCTCAACGGGTCGTCCTCGGGGTTGTCTGAATCACTTACCTTGGGTGCCGGTGAAACGATAGAAGCCGACGCGCAGGCATATCCGGTCGCGCAATCCTCGACCGTATCGGGTACGGTTACGCTCGACAAGAACGGAAACGGAATCGCTGACGTGGGTGAGACGGGACTGGCGGGAGTGACCGTCAGTCTTCTCGATTCTAACGGAAATCCCATGACGGGCTCCGGGGGAGCCCCGATCACAACGACGACCGACAGCACTGGCGCGTATGCCTTCTCGAACCTCGCGCCGGGTTCATACGGCGTCCAGTTCTCCGCGCCGGCCAGTTACGTGATGAGTGATTCCGGACAATCGTCGTGGTCCGGATCGGTGAATACACCCGGCCCGAACTCCACGCTCAACGCGTTGGCCTTCCAACCCATCACGGTTTCTGGAACTGCATTTCTCGACAGCAACGGCGACAAGGTTCGTGACAACGGCGAGACAGCCCTCGCTGGGGTGCACGTGTCAGTGATCGACCAAAACGGGAATACTATCGCAACCGCGACGACGGCAGCGGACGGAAGCTACGCGATCTCCGGATTGGCTCCAGGGGAAGACGAGATTGAGTTCACAGCTCCGAATGGGGATGTCGTGAGCGGGACGAGCGCGAGCAGTTGGTGGGAGCAACTCGCCCTCAATTCGGGTGTGAACGTCACAGCGGGCGCCGGAGGATATGAACCGGGCACTGCTTCTGGAGGCAGTTCGACCACGAACCCGGCCGCCTTGTATGCGATACCCGGCCAAGCAAATGCGGAGGGCGAGGCGGTCTCGCTCCAGCTCACGCTGTTGAACAACACGACGGGCCAGATTCCGACATACACCGTGACCGGCCTCCCGCCCGGTCTTTCTTTGAGCCCGACGACCACGGGCATGATTACCGGTACGCCGTTCTACTCCGACGCTCAGACCAACGGCGGCGTGTACTTGGTTACTGTGACGGATACGGTGGGCGGTTCGTCGGGGAGTATGAGCTTCAACTGGTCGATCACCGACACCAACCGGTTGGGTCAGATCGACGATGTGCTCTCCAAGACGGATGCCTCGGGGAACATTACTCTGCTTTCTGGCGGCTCGATCCAGGCGACCGATCTCCTCGGCGATGCGTTGACGTTCACTATCTCCGGGCTCCCGGGCGCCACGATCAGCGGAACTCAAATATCGCCCGGCGTCTGGTTGGCCGCGATCTCCGGCCATATCCCGGATGCGACGGCGACCTATACGGTCACGGTTTCGGTCACCGGTGGTGGGGCTACCGACACGCGAACGTTCAATTGGACCAACGAGAGCAGCGGCGCGGCGGCCGCAATCCAACCTGAAGTCAACGACACTCTCTCGACATCGGATGACTTTAGCGAGGTGGGGACAGCCATCGATGTCGGCTACCTGATCACCGGTCCAGATGCCTTGACAGGCGGGATCGTAACGTTCAGTATCGCCTCAGGGCCGGGTCAGATTAGTGGACCCACGACGGTGACGTTCGGGCCGAGTTCGAGTGGCGTTGTGTATGTGGGCACGTCAGTCACGCCAACCGGCGTAACGCCGACGGCCGATGGGATTCAGGTCAATGCGGTACTGGTGGACGGCAACAATCCACCAAAAGATCTCCCCGTAGCAAAAGTCTATGGAGTTGAACTGTGGCTGAGGTCGGTAGCAGGTGGGCGTGTTATGCCGATCGGTCACGTTGTCGGTAATCAAACCCCTCCGGGCATGACCCAGGACCGAATCCCGCCGAGAGTGAATACGTCCGTAAGGCTCTATCTAAGTGGATGGCTGCCTCAGTTTACAGGAATCGCTTGGCAGATCATCAACCAGAGCGATTTAAATGGCCGCGTTGTGTCGGTGGACGACAATGGCGCCAAAAGTGCCACCGATGCGCCTATCAAAATCCCAGCGATTTCGTGGATTCCTGCTCCCATCGGGGCAACGTACACGAGCTACGCCGCGTTGACGCTTCAGGGCAGTATGCAAACAGCCCCCCCTGCGGGGAATCAGGCGGCTGGTGTGAATGCGGGTCAGCTTGACTTGCGCCTGGTCAATTCCTTTAAACCTGCAGAAAAGCTCTACGACAGCGCTGGCTTTAGCGTTGCAGCGGTTCCGGTCGGGGTAACAATGCTCAAGGGGGTAGCTCAGGCCCCAGGAGTCATTGATAAAGGGAACGGCAAGTACGCCGTAAGCATTGCTCAACAATATGGGTTTACAATCAAGAGCGATTCTGGGGACATGACGGACCTCACGCAGGTCAGCGTGAAAGAAATTGTCACAGACGGCCAGGCGACCGGCATCATGAAAGGTCAGGAAAAGGGCAACTCAACGCCGGACTACCTCCCGCCGTTGGGAGTTTTATTAAATGATGGGACGCCGATGGTGGACAACGTCGGCTTATCGTGGGTCACCGTCACGGCGACATCGGTCGCGCAAGCTGCCGTGCTCGGAACAAAGGAATACTTCGACGCTCTTAACACTTTAAGCAACGGCAAATCCGGATCGACGGGAACCCTTGTAAACAATCAGTATTTTATGTTTAAAGATGCGAGGACTGGCGCAACCGATATTAAGATTGACAAATCCGGATTTAAGCATTCCGTTACCGTTACGATGACTGACGCAAATACCTTTACCATTACAGTCGCCAAGACGCCTGGCGCGAACAACGATGTCGGCGCTGGCACGGAAAACGATACGACTCAAAAGCCGGTCGAGTTGACCGTCAAAAATCCGGGGTAG